The following proteins are encoded in a genomic region of Agelaius phoeniceus isolate bAgePho1 chromosome 17, bAgePho1.hap1, whole genome shotgun sequence:
- the ACTL10 gene encoding actin-like protein 10 — translation MLKPAVVIDSGSRFTRGGFAGQEQPQSVLRTLLPCSLGTPWDPWQPCSLGTPWQPCPGTESPQCSAPRRCPLKYGLVEDWDGMRTLWSHLFRCCLKASPEEHPVLLAESPSCPGTARAKAAEVLMEGLGVPALHLANTGFLSLCAHGRVTGLAVEAGAGVSHVTSVWEGQTLRKGTRSLGVAGDHLSRHLHQLLQQQSHMEPSALQALTKKVLTQLKEQCCYVSLDYEGDLQEEGSHHPARFQTPDGHWITLGKERFCCPEPLFRPELLQLSSPGLHQLAWQSLQAVPQQARRHVLGNIVLSGGSSMFPGFPERMCLELNLLFRGAGVHVEVLASPRRATAAWAGGSMAASLTSFQHTWMTKGEYQEHGAHYVHTKFQ, via the coding sequence ATGCTGAAGCCCGCGGTGGTCATCGACAGCGGCAGCCGCTTCACCCGGGGCGGCTTtgcaggccaggagcagccgcAGAGCGTGCTGAGGacactgctgccctgcagcctgggcaccccctgggacccctggcagccctgcagcctgggcaccccctggcagccctgccccggcaCGGAGAGCCCACAGTGCTCGGCCCCGCGGCGCTGCCCGCTCAAGTACGGCCTGGTTGAGGACTGGGACGGCATGAGAACCCTGTGGAGCCACCTGTTCCGCTGCTGCCTCAAAGCGTCCCCAGAGGAGCACCCGGTGCTGCTGGCCGAGTCCCcgtcctgccctggcactgcccggGCCAAGGCGGCCGAGGTGCTGATGGAGGGCCTGGGGGTGCCCGCGCTGCACCTGGCCAACACCGGGTTCCTGTCACTCTGTGCCCACGGCAGGGTCACTGGGCTGGCCGTGGAGGCTGGGGCAGGTGTGTCCCATGTCACCTCCGTCTGGGAGGGCCAGACCTTGAGGAAGGGCACCCGCAGCCTGGGGGTGGCCGGGGATCACCTGTCCAGACAcctgcaccagctgctgcagcagcagagccacatGGAGCCCTCAGCGCTGCAGGCCCTGACGAAGAAGGTGCTGACCCAGCTGAAGGAGCAGTGCTGCTACGTGTCCTTGGACTACGAGGGAGACCTCCAGGAGGAGGGATCCCATCATCCTGCCAGATTCCAGACCCCTGACGGGCACTGGATCACCCTGGGCAAGGAGCGTTTCTGCTGCCCCGAGCCGCTGTTCCGGCccgagctgctgcagctcagcagccccgggctgcaccagctggcctggcagagcctgCAGGCCGTGCCTCAGCAGGCCAGGAGACACGTGCTGGGCAACATCGTGCTCTCAGGGGGCTCCTCCATGTTCCCTGGCTTTCCTGAGAGGATGTGCTTGGAGCTGAACCTGCTGTTCCGAGGAGCAGGTGTGCACGTCGAGGTGCtggccagccccaggagggccacggcagcctgggctgggggctccatGGCAGCCTCGCTCACCTCCTTCCAGCACACCTGGATGACAAAGGGGGAGTACCAGGAGCACGGGGCCCACTATGTGCACACAAAATTCCAGTAG
- the CBFA2T2 gene encoding protein CBFA2T2 isoform X3, which translates to MVGIPGSCQFAGEKRVPVMPGSPVEVKIQSRSSPPNMPPLPPVNAGGPRPVSFTPTALPNGINHSPPTLNGAPSPPQRFSNGPSSSSSSSLTNQQLPATCGARQLSKLKRFLTTLQQFGNDISPEIGEKVRTLVLALVNSTVTIEEFHCKLQEATNFPLRPFVIPFLKANLPLLQRELLHCARAAKQTPSQYLAQHEHILLNTNTTSPADSSELLIEVNGNGKRHSPDRREDSSFEREPLPTEPPAKRVCTISPAPRHSPALTIPLMNPSGQFHPTPPPLQHYTLEDIATSHLYRDPSKMLEHREIRDRHGGLGLNGGYQDELVDHRLTEREWADEWKHLDHALNCIMEMVEKTRRSMAVLRRCQEADREELNYWKRRCSETAEPRKAGTELLSRQHSPASADSAGSADSLREFSSRSGTGYVTEEIWKKAEAVNEVKRQAMSEVQKAVAEAEQKAFEMIASERARMEQTIADAKRQATEDAFLVINEQEESTESCWNCGRKASETCSGCNIARYCGSFCQHKDWERHHRICGQGLHGQSKPLALPTGRVAAAAKSLDGIPSPALEKSSATTSRSSTPASVTAIDTNGL; encoded by the exons TTGCTGGTGAGAAGAGGGTGCCAGTGATGCCCGGATCGCCCGTGGAAGTGAAGATCCAGTCCAGGTCCTCTCCTCCCAACATGCCGCCGCTGCCCCCCGTCAACGCCGGCGGCCCCCGGCCCGTGTCCTTCACTCCAACTGCAC TGCCCAACGGAATCAACCATTCCCCCCCGACCCTGAACGgggccccatccccaccccagaGGTTCAGCAACGgcccttcctcatcctcctcctcctcactgaccaaccagcagctcccagccacgTGTGGAGCCCGGCAGCTGAGCAAGCTGAAGCGTTTCCTCACCACCCTGCAGCAGTTTGGGAATGACATCTCACCAGAGATCGGGGAGAAGGTCCGCACCCTCGTCCTGGCACTCGTG aACTCAACGGTGACAATCGAGGAATTTCACTGCAAGCTGCAAGAGGCGACCAACTTCCCCCTGCGGCCATTTGTGATCCCCTTCCTGAAG GCCAACCTCCCTCTGCTGCAGCGGGAGCTGCTGCACTGTGCCCGCGCTGCCAAGCAAACGCCCTCCCAGTACCTGGCCCAGCACGAGCACATCCTGCTCAACACCAACACCACATCTCCTGCTGACTCCTCTGAGCTGCTCATCGAGGTCAATGGCAATGGCAAGAGGCACAGTCCAGACAG GAGGGAAGACAGCAGCTTTGAGAGGGAGCCGCTGCCGACAGAGCCTCCGGCCAAGAGGGTTTGCACCATCAGCCCCGCGCCccggcacagccctgccctcaccATCCCCCTGATGAACCCCAGTGGGCAgttccaccccaccccaccaccCCTCCAGCACTACACCTTGGAAGATATTGCCACCTCCCACCTCTACAGGGACCCCAGCAAGATGTTGGAGCACAGAGAGATCCGGGACAGGCACGGCGGGCTTG GGTTGAATGGAGGCTACCAGGACGAGCTGGTGGATCACCGCCTGACAGAGAGGGAGTGGGCAGATGAGTGGAAGCATCTCGATCAC GCCCTGAACTGCATCATGGAGATGGTGGAGAAGACGCGGCGCTCCATGGCGGTGCTGCGGCGCTGCCAGGAGGCCGACAGGGAGGAGCTCAACTACTGGAAGAGACGCTGCTCCGAGACGGCCGAGCCGCGCAAGGCGGGCACCGAGCTGCTCAGCCGCCAGCACAGCCCCGCCAGCGCCGACTCCGCGGGCAGCG CAGATTCCCTGAGGGAGTTCAGTAGCAGGTCGGGGACGGGCTACGTCACGGAGGAGATTTGGAAAAAGGCCG AAGCTGTGAACGAGGTGAAGCGGCAGGCCATGTCGGAGGTGCAGAAGGCGGTGGCCGAGGCGGAGCAGAAGGCCTTTGAGATGATCGCGTCGGAGCGGGCGCGCATGGAGCAGACCATCGCCGACGCCAAGCGCCAGGCCACCGAGGATGCCTTCCTGGTCATCAACGAGCAGGAGGAGTCCACGGAG agctgctggaactgTGGCCGTAAGGCCAGCGAGACGTGCAGCGGCTGCAACATCGCCCGCTACTGCGGCTCCTTCTGCCAGCACAAGGACTGGGAGAGGCACCACCGCATCTGTGGGCAAGGCCTGCACGGCCAGAGCaagcccctggcactgcccacgggccgggtggcagcagcagccaagagCCTGGATggcatccccagcccagccctggagaagaGCTCGGCCACCACCTCGCGCTCCTCCACGCCGGCGTCCGTGACAGCCATAGACACCAACGGGCTCTAG
- the CBFA2T2 gene encoding protein CBFA2T2 isoform X2: MVGIPGSCQFAGEKRVPVMPGSPVEVKIQSRSSPPNMPPLPPVNAGGPRPVSFTPTALPNGINHSPPTLNGAPSPPQRFSNGPSSSSSSSLTNQQLPATCGARQLSKLKRFLTTLQQFGNDISPEIGEKVRTLVLALVNSTVTIEEFHCKLQEATNFPLRPFVIPFLKANLPLLQRELLHCARAAKQTPSQYLAQHEHILLNTNTTSPADSSELLIEVNGNGKRHSPDRREDSSFEREPLPTEPPAKRVCTISPAPRHSPALTIPLMNPSGQFHPTPPPLQHYTLEDIATSHLYRDPSKMLEHREIRDRHGGLGLNGGYQDELVDHRLTEREWADEWKHLDHALNCIMEMVEKTRRSMAVLRRCQEADREELNYWKRRCSETAEPRKAGTELLSRQHSPASADSAGSDSLREFSSRSGTGYVTEEIWKKAEEAVNEVKRQAMSEVQKAVAEAEQKAFEMIASERARMEQTIADAKRQATEDAFLVINEQEESTESCWNCGRKASETCSGCNIARYCGSFCQHKDWERHHRICGQGLHGQSKPLALPTGRVAAAAKSLDGIPSPALEKSSATTSRSSTPASVTAIDTNGL; the protein is encoded by the exons TTGCTGGTGAGAAGAGGGTGCCAGTGATGCCCGGATCGCCCGTGGAAGTGAAGATCCAGTCCAGGTCCTCTCCTCCCAACATGCCGCCGCTGCCCCCCGTCAACGCCGGCGGCCCCCGGCCCGTGTCCTTCACTCCAACTGCAC TGCCCAACGGAATCAACCATTCCCCCCCGACCCTGAACGgggccccatccccaccccagaGGTTCAGCAACGgcccttcctcatcctcctcctcctcactgaccaaccagcagctcccagccacgTGTGGAGCCCGGCAGCTGAGCAAGCTGAAGCGTTTCCTCACCACCCTGCAGCAGTTTGGGAATGACATCTCACCAGAGATCGGGGAGAAGGTCCGCACCCTCGTCCTGGCACTCGTG aACTCAACGGTGACAATCGAGGAATTTCACTGCAAGCTGCAAGAGGCGACCAACTTCCCCCTGCGGCCATTTGTGATCCCCTTCCTGAAG GCCAACCTCCCTCTGCTGCAGCGGGAGCTGCTGCACTGTGCCCGCGCTGCCAAGCAAACGCCCTCCCAGTACCTGGCCCAGCACGAGCACATCCTGCTCAACACCAACACCACATCTCCTGCTGACTCCTCTGAGCTGCTCATCGAGGTCAATGGCAATGGCAAGAGGCACAGTCCAGACAG GAGGGAAGACAGCAGCTTTGAGAGGGAGCCGCTGCCGACAGAGCCTCCGGCCAAGAGGGTTTGCACCATCAGCCCCGCGCCccggcacagccctgccctcaccATCCCCCTGATGAACCCCAGTGGGCAgttccaccccaccccaccaccCCTCCAGCACTACACCTTGGAAGATATTGCCACCTCCCACCTCTACAGGGACCCCAGCAAGATGTTGGAGCACAGAGAGATCCGGGACAGGCACGGCGGGCTTG GGTTGAATGGAGGCTACCAGGACGAGCTGGTGGATCACCGCCTGACAGAGAGGGAGTGGGCAGATGAGTGGAAGCATCTCGATCAC GCCCTGAACTGCATCATGGAGATGGTGGAGAAGACGCGGCGCTCCATGGCGGTGCTGCGGCGCTGCCAGGAGGCCGACAGGGAGGAGCTCAACTACTGGAAGAGACGCTGCTCCGAGACGGCCGAGCCGCGCAAGGCGGGCACCGAGCTGCTCAGCCGCCAGCACAGCCCCGCCAGCGCCGACTCCGCGGGCAGCG ATTCCCTGAGGGAGTTCAGTAGCAGGTCGGGGACGGGCTACGTCACGGAGGAGATTTGGAAAAAGGCCG AAGAAGCTGTGAACGAGGTGAAGCGGCAGGCCATGTCGGAGGTGCAGAAGGCGGTGGCCGAGGCGGAGCAGAAGGCCTTTGAGATGATCGCGTCGGAGCGGGCGCGCATGGAGCAGACCATCGCCGACGCCAAGCGCCAGGCCACCGAGGATGCCTTCCTGGTCATCAACGAGCAGGAGGAGTCCACGGAG agctgctggaactgTGGCCGTAAGGCCAGCGAGACGTGCAGCGGCTGCAACATCGCCCGCTACTGCGGCTCCTTCTGCCAGCACAAGGACTGGGAGAGGCACCACCGCATCTGTGGGCAAGGCCTGCACGGCCAGAGCaagcccctggcactgcccacgggccgggtggcagcagcagccaagagCCTGGATggcatccccagcccagccctggagaagaGCTCGGCCACCACCTCGCGCTCCTCCACGCCGGCGTCCGTGACAGCCATAGACACCAACGGGCTCTAG
- the CBFA2T2 gene encoding protein CBFA2T2 isoform X4 yields MVGIPGSCQFAGEKRVPVMPGSPVEVKIQSRSSPPNMPPLPPVNAGGPRPVSFTPTALPNGINHSPPTLNGAPSPPQRFSNGPSSSSSSSLTNQQLPATCGARQLSKLKRFLTTLQQFGNDISPEIGEKVRTLVLALVNSTVTIEEFHCKLQEATNFPLRPFVIPFLKANLPLLQRELLHCARAAKQTPSQYLAQHEHILLNTNTTSPADSSELLIEVNGNGKRHSPDRREDSSFEREPLPTEPPAKRVCTISPAPRHSPALTIPLMNPSGQFHPTPPPLQHYTLEDIATSHLYRDPSKMLEHREIRDRHGGLGLNGGYQDELVDHRLTEREWADEWKHLDHALNCIMEMVEKTRRSMAVLRRCQEADREELNYWKRRCSETAEPRKAGTELLSRQHSPASADSAGSDSLREFSSRSGTGYVTEEIWKKAEAVNEVKRQAMSEVQKAVAEAEQKAFEMIASERARMEQTIADAKRQATEDAFLVINEQEESTESCWNCGRKASETCSGCNIARYCGSFCQHKDWERHHRICGQGLHGQSKPLALPTGRVAAAAKSLDGIPSPALEKSSATTSRSSTPASVTAIDTNGL; encoded by the exons TTGCTGGTGAGAAGAGGGTGCCAGTGATGCCCGGATCGCCCGTGGAAGTGAAGATCCAGTCCAGGTCCTCTCCTCCCAACATGCCGCCGCTGCCCCCCGTCAACGCCGGCGGCCCCCGGCCCGTGTCCTTCACTCCAACTGCAC TGCCCAACGGAATCAACCATTCCCCCCCGACCCTGAACGgggccccatccccaccccagaGGTTCAGCAACGgcccttcctcatcctcctcctcctcactgaccaaccagcagctcccagccacgTGTGGAGCCCGGCAGCTGAGCAAGCTGAAGCGTTTCCTCACCACCCTGCAGCAGTTTGGGAATGACATCTCACCAGAGATCGGGGAGAAGGTCCGCACCCTCGTCCTGGCACTCGTG aACTCAACGGTGACAATCGAGGAATTTCACTGCAAGCTGCAAGAGGCGACCAACTTCCCCCTGCGGCCATTTGTGATCCCCTTCCTGAAG GCCAACCTCCCTCTGCTGCAGCGGGAGCTGCTGCACTGTGCCCGCGCTGCCAAGCAAACGCCCTCCCAGTACCTGGCCCAGCACGAGCACATCCTGCTCAACACCAACACCACATCTCCTGCTGACTCCTCTGAGCTGCTCATCGAGGTCAATGGCAATGGCAAGAGGCACAGTCCAGACAG GAGGGAAGACAGCAGCTTTGAGAGGGAGCCGCTGCCGACAGAGCCTCCGGCCAAGAGGGTTTGCACCATCAGCCCCGCGCCccggcacagccctgccctcaccATCCCCCTGATGAACCCCAGTGGGCAgttccaccccaccccaccaccCCTCCAGCACTACACCTTGGAAGATATTGCCACCTCCCACCTCTACAGGGACCCCAGCAAGATGTTGGAGCACAGAGAGATCCGGGACAGGCACGGCGGGCTTG GGTTGAATGGAGGCTACCAGGACGAGCTGGTGGATCACCGCCTGACAGAGAGGGAGTGGGCAGATGAGTGGAAGCATCTCGATCAC GCCCTGAACTGCATCATGGAGATGGTGGAGAAGACGCGGCGCTCCATGGCGGTGCTGCGGCGCTGCCAGGAGGCCGACAGGGAGGAGCTCAACTACTGGAAGAGACGCTGCTCCGAGACGGCCGAGCCGCGCAAGGCGGGCACCGAGCTGCTCAGCCGCCAGCACAGCCCCGCCAGCGCCGACTCCGCGGGCAGCG ATTCCCTGAGGGAGTTCAGTAGCAGGTCGGGGACGGGCTACGTCACGGAGGAGATTTGGAAAAAGGCCG AAGCTGTGAACGAGGTGAAGCGGCAGGCCATGTCGGAGGTGCAGAAGGCGGTGGCCGAGGCGGAGCAGAAGGCCTTTGAGATGATCGCGTCGGAGCGGGCGCGCATGGAGCAGACCATCGCCGACGCCAAGCGCCAGGCCACCGAGGATGCCTTCCTGGTCATCAACGAGCAGGAGGAGTCCACGGAG agctgctggaactgTGGCCGTAAGGCCAGCGAGACGTGCAGCGGCTGCAACATCGCCCGCTACTGCGGCTCCTTCTGCCAGCACAAGGACTGGGAGAGGCACCACCGCATCTGTGGGCAAGGCCTGCACGGCCAGAGCaagcccctggcactgcccacgggccgggtggcagcagcagccaagagCCTGGATggcatccccagcccagccctggagaagaGCTCGGCCACCACCTCGCGCTCCTCCACGCCGGCGTCCGTGACAGCCATAGACACCAACGGGCTCTAG
- the CBFA2T2 gene encoding protein CBFA2T2 isoform X1, translated as MVGIPGSCQFAGEKRVPVMPGSPVEVKIQSRSSPPNMPPLPPVNAGGPRPVSFTPTALPNGINHSPPTLNGAPSPPQRFSNGPSSSSSSSLTNQQLPATCGARQLSKLKRFLTTLQQFGNDISPEIGEKVRTLVLALVNSTVTIEEFHCKLQEATNFPLRPFVIPFLKANLPLLQRELLHCARAAKQTPSQYLAQHEHILLNTNTTSPADSSELLIEVNGNGKRHSPDRREDSSFEREPLPTEPPAKRVCTISPAPRHSPALTIPLMNPSGQFHPTPPPLQHYTLEDIATSHLYRDPSKMLEHREIRDRHGGLGLNGGYQDELVDHRLTEREWADEWKHLDHALNCIMEMVEKTRRSMAVLRRCQEADREELNYWKRRCSETAEPRKAGTELLSRQHSPASADSAGSADSLREFSSRSGTGYVTEEIWKKAEEAVNEVKRQAMSEVQKAVAEAEQKAFEMIASERARMEQTIADAKRQATEDAFLVINEQEESTESCWNCGRKASETCSGCNIARYCGSFCQHKDWERHHRICGQGLHGQSKPLALPTGRVAAAAKSLDGIPSPALEKSSATTSRSSTPASVTAIDTNGL; from the exons TTGCTGGTGAGAAGAGGGTGCCAGTGATGCCCGGATCGCCCGTGGAAGTGAAGATCCAGTCCAGGTCCTCTCCTCCCAACATGCCGCCGCTGCCCCCCGTCAACGCCGGCGGCCCCCGGCCCGTGTCCTTCACTCCAACTGCAC TGCCCAACGGAATCAACCATTCCCCCCCGACCCTGAACGgggccccatccccaccccagaGGTTCAGCAACGgcccttcctcatcctcctcctcctcactgaccaaccagcagctcccagccacgTGTGGAGCCCGGCAGCTGAGCAAGCTGAAGCGTTTCCTCACCACCCTGCAGCAGTTTGGGAATGACATCTCACCAGAGATCGGGGAGAAGGTCCGCACCCTCGTCCTGGCACTCGTG aACTCAACGGTGACAATCGAGGAATTTCACTGCAAGCTGCAAGAGGCGACCAACTTCCCCCTGCGGCCATTTGTGATCCCCTTCCTGAAG GCCAACCTCCCTCTGCTGCAGCGGGAGCTGCTGCACTGTGCCCGCGCTGCCAAGCAAACGCCCTCCCAGTACCTGGCCCAGCACGAGCACATCCTGCTCAACACCAACACCACATCTCCTGCTGACTCCTCTGAGCTGCTCATCGAGGTCAATGGCAATGGCAAGAGGCACAGTCCAGACAG GAGGGAAGACAGCAGCTTTGAGAGGGAGCCGCTGCCGACAGAGCCTCCGGCCAAGAGGGTTTGCACCATCAGCCCCGCGCCccggcacagccctgccctcaccATCCCCCTGATGAACCCCAGTGGGCAgttccaccccaccccaccaccCCTCCAGCACTACACCTTGGAAGATATTGCCACCTCCCACCTCTACAGGGACCCCAGCAAGATGTTGGAGCACAGAGAGATCCGGGACAGGCACGGCGGGCTTG GGTTGAATGGAGGCTACCAGGACGAGCTGGTGGATCACCGCCTGACAGAGAGGGAGTGGGCAGATGAGTGGAAGCATCTCGATCAC GCCCTGAACTGCATCATGGAGATGGTGGAGAAGACGCGGCGCTCCATGGCGGTGCTGCGGCGCTGCCAGGAGGCCGACAGGGAGGAGCTCAACTACTGGAAGAGACGCTGCTCCGAGACGGCCGAGCCGCGCAAGGCGGGCACCGAGCTGCTCAGCCGCCAGCACAGCCCCGCCAGCGCCGACTCCGCGGGCAGCG CAGATTCCCTGAGGGAGTTCAGTAGCAGGTCGGGGACGGGCTACGTCACGGAGGAGATTTGGAAAAAGGCCG AAGAAGCTGTGAACGAGGTGAAGCGGCAGGCCATGTCGGAGGTGCAGAAGGCGGTGGCCGAGGCGGAGCAGAAGGCCTTTGAGATGATCGCGTCGGAGCGGGCGCGCATGGAGCAGACCATCGCCGACGCCAAGCGCCAGGCCACCGAGGATGCCTTCCTGGTCATCAACGAGCAGGAGGAGTCCACGGAG agctgctggaactgTGGCCGTAAGGCCAGCGAGACGTGCAGCGGCTGCAACATCGCCCGCTACTGCGGCTCCTTCTGCCAGCACAAGGACTGGGAGAGGCACCACCGCATCTGTGGGCAAGGCCTGCACGGCCAGAGCaagcccctggcactgcccacgggccgggtggcagcagcagccaagagCCTGGATggcatccccagcccagccctggagaagaGCTCGGCCACCACCTCGCGCTCCTCCACGCCGGCGTCCGTGACAGCCATAGACACCAACGGGCTCTAG
- the CBFA2T2 gene encoding protein CBFA2T2 isoform X5, whose protein sequence is MPGSPVEVKIQSRSSPPNMPPLPPVNAGGPRPVSFTPTALPNGINHSPPTLNGAPSPPQRFSNGPSSSSSSSLTNQQLPATCGARQLSKLKRFLTTLQQFGNDISPEIGEKVRTLVLALVNSTVTIEEFHCKLQEATNFPLRPFVIPFLKANLPLLQRELLHCARAAKQTPSQYLAQHEHILLNTNTTSPADSSELLIEVNGNGKRHSPDRREDSSFEREPLPTEPPAKRVCTISPAPRHSPALTIPLMNPSGQFHPTPPPLQHYTLEDIATSHLYRDPSKMLEHREIRDRHGGLGLNGGYQDELVDHRLTEREWADEWKHLDHALNCIMEMVEKTRRSMAVLRRCQEADREELNYWKRRCSETAEPRKAGTELLSRQHSPASADSAGSADSLREFSSRSGTGYVTEEIWKKAEEAVNEVKRQAMSEVQKAVAEAEQKAFEMIASERARMEQTIADAKRQATEDAFLVINEQEESTESCWNCGRKASETCSGCNIARYCGSFCQHKDWERHHRICGQGLHGQSKPLALPTGRVAAAAKSLDGIPSPALEKSSATTSRSSTPASVTAIDTNGL, encoded by the exons ATGCCCGGATCGCCCGTGGAAGTGAAGATCCAGTCCAGGTCCTCTCCTCCCAACATGCCGCCGCTGCCCCCCGTCAACGCCGGCGGCCCCCGGCCCGTGTCCTTCACTCCAACTGCAC TGCCCAACGGAATCAACCATTCCCCCCCGACCCTGAACGgggccccatccccaccccagaGGTTCAGCAACGgcccttcctcatcctcctcctcctcactgaccaaccagcagctcccagccacgTGTGGAGCCCGGCAGCTGAGCAAGCTGAAGCGTTTCCTCACCACCCTGCAGCAGTTTGGGAATGACATCTCACCAGAGATCGGGGAGAAGGTCCGCACCCTCGTCCTGGCACTCGTG aACTCAACGGTGACAATCGAGGAATTTCACTGCAAGCTGCAAGAGGCGACCAACTTCCCCCTGCGGCCATTTGTGATCCCCTTCCTGAAG GCCAACCTCCCTCTGCTGCAGCGGGAGCTGCTGCACTGTGCCCGCGCTGCCAAGCAAACGCCCTCCCAGTACCTGGCCCAGCACGAGCACATCCTGCTCAACACCAACACCACATCTCCTGCTGACTCCTCTGAGCTGCTCATCGAGGTCAATGGCAATGGCAAGAGGCACAGTCCAGACAG GAGGGAAGACAGCAGCTTTGAGAGGGAGCCGCTGCCGACAGAGCCTCCGGCCAAGAGGGTTTGCACCATCAGCCCCGCGCCccggcacagccctgccctcaccATCCCCCTGATGAACCCCAGTGGGCAgttccaccccaccccaccaccCCTCCAGCACTACACCTTGGAAGATATTGCCACCTCCCACCTCTACAGGGACCCCAGCAAGATGTTGGAGCACAGAGAGATCCGGGACAGGCACGGCGGGCTTG GGTTGAATGGAGGCTACCAGGACGAGCTGGTGGATCACCGCCTGACAGAGAGGGAGTGGGCAGATGAGTGGAAGCATCTCGATCAC GCCCTGAACTGCATCATGGAGATGGTGGAGAAGACGCGGCGCTCCATGGCGGTGCTGCGGCGCTGCCAGGAGGCCGACAGGGAGGAGCTCAACTACTGGAAGAGACGCTGCTCCGAGACGGCCGAGCCGCGCAAGGCGGGCACCGAGCTGCTCAGCCGCCAGCACAGCCCCGCCAGCGCCGACTCCGCGGGCAGCG CAGATTCCCTGAGGGAGTTCAGTAGCAGGTCGGGGACGGGCTACGTCACGGAGGAGATTTGGAAAAAGGCCG AAGAAGCTGTGAACGAGGTGAAGCGGCAGGCCATGTCGGAGGTGCAGAAGGCGGTGGCCGAGGCGGAGCAGAAGGCCTTTGAGATGATCGCGTCGGAGCGGGCGCGCATGGAGCAGACCATCGCCGACGCCAAGCGCCAGGCCACCGAGGATGCCTTCCTGGTCATCAACGAGCAGGAGGAGTCCACGGAG agctgctggaactgTGGCCGTAAGGCCAGCGAGACGTGCAGCGGCTGCAACATCGCCCGCTACTGCGGCTCCTTCTGCCAGCACAAGGACTGGGAGAGGCACCACCGCATCTGTGGGCAAGGCCTGCACGGCCAGAGCaagcccctggcactgcccacgggccgggtggcagcagcagccaagagCCTGGATggcatccccagcccagccctggagaagaGCTCGGCCACCACCTCGCGCTCCTCCACGCCGGCGTCCGTGACAGCCATAGACACCAACGGGCTCTAG